A single genomic interval of Amblyraja radiata isolate CabotCenter1 chromosome 3, sAmbRad1.1.pri, whole genome shotgun sequence harbors:
- the diras2 gene encoding GTP-binding protein Di-Ras2, with protein MPEQSNDYRVVVFGAGGVGKSSLVLRFVKGTFRESYIPTIEDTYRQVISCDKSICTLQITDTTGSHQFPAMQRLSISKGHAFILVYSITSKQSLEELKPIYEQVCQIKGDVESIPIMLVGNKCDDTLREVQASDGESQAKRWKCGFMETSAKTNHNVKELFQELLNLEKRRAVSLQIDGKKSKQQKRTEKLKGKCVVM; from the coding sequence ATGCCGGAACAGAGCAACGATTACAGGGTGGTGGTGTTCGGAGCGGGAGGCGTGGGCAAGAGCTCGCTGGTGTTGAGGTTTGTCAAAGGGACATTTCGGGAGAGCTATATCCCCACGATCGAAGACACTTACCGCCAGGTCATCAGCTGTGACAAGAGCATCTGCACTTTACAGATCACCGACACCACAGGGAGTCACCAGTTCCCCGCCATGCAGCGCCTCTCCATCTCCAAAGGGCACGCCTTCATCCTCGTTTACTCCATCACTAGCAAGCAGTCTTTGGAAGAGCTGAAGCCCATCTACGAACAAGTGTGCCAGATCAAGGGGGACGTGGAGAGCATCCCCATCATGCTGGTGGGCAACAAGTGCGACGACACGCTGAGAGAGGTGCAGGCCAGTGACGGCGAGTCCCAAGCCAAGCGGTGGAAGTGCGGCTTCATGGAGACCTCGGCCAAGACGAATCACAACGTGAAGGAGCTCTTCCAGGAACTGCTGAATCTGGAGAAGCGCAGGGCGGTCAGCCTGCAAATCGACGGCAAGAAATCCAAGCAGCAAAAGAGGACAGAGAAACTCAAGGGGAAGTGTGTCGTTATGTGA